A window from Chryseobacterium vaccae encodes these proteins:
- a CDS encoding carboxylate-amine ligase: protein MHQFTIGIEEEYQIIDVESRDLISHVSKIIEGGKAVLSENLKHEMHESMIEMETGICQNIQEARAELTNLRRHLINTAHEQGLRVSGGGTHPFSHWSANNITQGERYIKIVDDMGDVARENLIFGLHVHIGIPNREEGVRIQNVMRYFLPHVYALSTNSPFWIGRYTGFKSYRQEIFVKFPRTGIPSYFNSLAEFDSYVDLLVKTGTIDNAKKIWWDLRVHPFYPTIEFRICDMPLRIDETVCLAAIMQCLVAKIYKLHQQNLSFRSYRRLLLNENKWRASKSGIEAHLIDFGKEESVPYPHLLKELLEFIDDVVDDLGCREEVQYAWKIIENGTGADRQLQIYKETGDLTKVVDYMISETEYGITHGETAS, encoded by the coding sequence TTGAAAGCAGAGACTTAATATCTCATGTTTCCAAAATCATTGAAGGCGGAAAGGCCGTTTTAAGTGAGAATTTAAAGCATGAAATGCACGAGTCCATGATTGAAATGGAAACCGGCATCTGCCAGAATATTCAGGAGGCCAGAGCAGAGCTCACCAACTTAAGAAGACATCTCATCAATACAGCCCATGAACAGGGACTTAGAGTTTCAGGTGGAGGAACCCATCCTTTCTCTCACTGGTCTGCCAATAATATCACGCAAGGTGAAAGGTATATAAAAATTGTAGACGACATGGGAGACGTTGCCCGTGAGAATCTTATTTTCGGGCTTCACGTGCACATTGGAATTCCGAACCGTGAAGAAGGAGTAAGAATCCAGAATGTCATGCGCTACTTTTTGCCCCATGTCTATGCACTTTCTACCAATTCACCGTTCTGGATCGGTAGATATACAGGATTCAAATCTTACAGACAGGAAATTTTCGTTAAATTCCCGAGGACCGGTATTCCAAGTTATTTCAATTCTCTGGCTGAATTTGACAGTTATGTTGATTTGCTTGTAAAAACCGGAACTATTGATAATGCTAAAAAGATATGGTGGGACCTTAGGGTACATCCGTTCTACCCTACCATTGAGTTCAGGATCTGCGATATGCCTTTAAGAATTGATGAGACGGTGTGCCTGGCTGCCATTATGCAGTGCCTGGTAGCTAAGATCTATAAACTTCACCAACAGAATTTAAGCTTCAGAAGTTACCGCAGGTTATTATTAAATGAAAATAAGTGGCGGGCCTCCAAAAGTGGTATAGAAGCACACCTTATTGATTTCGGAAAAGAAGAATCTGTTCCATATCCTCACCTGTTGAAAGAACTTCTTGAATTCATTGATGATGTAGTGGATGATCTTGGATGCAGAGAAGAAGTACAATATGCCTGGAAGATTATTGAAAACGGTACCGGTGCAGACCGCCAGCTTCAGATCTATAAAGAGACCGGAGATCTTACCAAAGTAGTTGATTACATGATCTCTGAAACTGAGTATGGCATAACACATGGTGAAACAGCTTCATAA
- a CDS encoding type 1 glutamine amidotransferase — protein sequence MKDIRIALLDMNNNHANQGFRNIKEISEAFQQNSDENVVIQTFDVRFKNEMPDINDFDIYISSGGPGNPHREGLEWEDKFAGFLDSVFEHNQYNEDKKYVFLICHSFQLASIHWKLGNICKRKSYSFGVMPVHKTEEGKEEFLFKNLQDPFYAVDSRAYQFIEPDLDRFEELGMKITAIEKFRPHINLERAVMAVRFSDEIFGTQFHPEADPQGMVENLKDEKNKTAMIENFGMEKYLETMDRIDDEDKIVMTRSQILPRFLQFAKKNILTGCEVLA from the coding sequence ATGAAAGATATTCGAATTGCTCTGCTGGACATGAACAACAATCATGCGAATCAGGGGTTCAGGAATATTAAAGAGATTTCTGAAGCTTTTCAGCAGAATTCTGATGAAAATGTAGTGATTCAAACCTTTGATGTAAGGTTTAAAAATGAAATGCCTGATATTAATGATTTTGACATCTATATTTCATCAGGAGGACCCGGAAACCCACACCGTGAAGGATTAGAGTGGGAAGATAAATTTGCCGGCTTTCTGGATTCCGTTTTTGAGCACAACCAATATAACGAAGATAAAAAATACGTTTTCCTGATCTGCCATTCATTCCAATTGGCAAGTATTCATTGGAAATTAGGGAACATCTGTAAAAGAAAATCCTATTCTTTCGGAGTAATGCCGGTTCATAAAACAGAAGAAGGAAAAGAGGAATTTTTATTTAAAAATCTTCAGGATCCGTTCTATGCTGTGGATTCAAGAGCATATCAGTTTATTGAACCTGATCTGGATCGTTTTGAAGAGCTTGGAATGAAGATTACAGCGATTGAAAAATTCAGACCTCATATTAATCTGGAAAGAGCCGTAATGGCTGTTCGTTTTTCTGATGAAATATTCGGAACACAGTTTCATCCCGAAGCTGATCCTCAGGGAATGGTAGAAAATCTGAAAGATGAAAAGAACAAAACAGCCATGATTGAAAACTTCGGAATGGAAAAATATCTTGAAACCATGGACAGAATAGATGATGAAGATAAAATTGTTATGACCAGAAGCCAGATTCTTCCGAGATTCCTGCAGTTTGCAAAAAAAAACATTCTGACAGGCTGTGAAGTTTTGGCTTAA
- a CDS encoding MepB family protein: MKLKNVDEMIFHPLGLKISNAEEDAECKEYSGMNFTLAQLKIKFRTAKITPTKTGQFVTLWKRNQKRETIPFESCDSFDFYLISTSKESHAGIFIFSKEILAKKGILTHEEKEGKRGFRVYPAWDKTENKQASATQKWQTEYFLELSENEESWLQKAKLLFGLK, encoded by the coding sequence ATGAAGCTTAAAAATGTTGATGAAATGATTTTTCATCCGCTCGGACTGAAAATTTCAAATGCTGAAGAAGATGCTGAATGTAAAGAATATTCCGGAATGAATTTTACTTTAGCTCAGCTGAAGATAAAATTCCGGACTGCTAAAATTACACCAACTAAAACCGGACAATTTGTAACGCTATGGAAAAGAAACCAAAAGAGAGAAACCATTCCATTTGAATCCTGTGACAGTTTTGATTTCTATCTGATTTCCACTTCTAAGGAAAGCCATGCTGGAATTTTCATTTTTTCAAAGGAAATTCTTGCGAAAAAAGGAATATTAACTCACGAGGAAAAGGAAGGTAAGAGAGGCTTCAGAGTATATCCGGCTTGGGATAAAACAGAGAACAAGCAGGCCTCAGCTACTCAAAAGTGGCAGACAGAATATTTTCTTGAGCTTTCTGAAAACGAAGAATCCTGGCTTCAGAAAGCAAAATTGCTGTTTGGTTTGAAATGA